In Nitrospirota bacterium, the genomic window GGTAAAAACACTTAATTTCAAATGATTTTATATTGACATTAAATCACAGTGTGTCTTATGATATTTTCAGATGAAAGCCCTGAAAAATGCAATTAAACAACGTATCGGCGCATTTCTGACAGACAGTACAAAGGAATCACTGTTTAATCTGAAGAGGCAAATACCGTTTACTGATACCCATGTGCATGACAACTGGGTGAAAAACACGTATTCCAGGTTTGCCGAGCAGGAAAGGCAACGTATTTTTTTAAGCATAGCGCGGTTTTGCCACGTAAACCGTCCAATGAACGGTTACTACTTTGAATTTGGCTGCCATGAGGCAAAAACATTTCGGATAGCTTATGATACGTTTAAGTATCTGTTTGACTGGACATATGTTGCTTTTGATTCCTTTGAAGGGCTGCCTGAAATAAACGAGATAGATAAACAAGAGATCTGGAAAAAGGGTAAATTAAAGACTACTGAGAGTGAATTTATCAAAAAGATTACAGCTAATGGACTTCCCCAAAACAAGCTGATTACTGTGAAAGGGTTCTATGATGACTCGTTGACAAAGGAGCTGCAACAAAAGCTGCTGCCGCACAAAGCCGCCGTAATTTACATAGACTGTGATCTATACACATCAACTGTGCCTGTGCTGAAGTTTATTAAACCTTTTTTGCAGAAAGGTACGGTCATAGTGTTCGATGACTGGAACAGTTTCTGGGCTGACCCAAAGAAAGGAGAACGGCTGGCATTTGCCGAGTTCAGACAGGAAAATCCACTTCTGATGTTTGAGGAATTTGTCAGAACTACCATGTCACAGAGTTTTATCTATACCGGAGAGGAGATTAACCCTCCATCGCCCTCACAATAAACCCTCCGGCACTTTCTGTGGAAAATGATTTCTCATACGTATCCCTTGCATTTTTCTGAAGCTTTGACATCAGCACCGGGTCGTTGTAAAGGGCAGCGCACTGTTTTGCCAGTTCCATGCCATCTCCGCCTAAAAGACAATTGTACCCGTGTTCAAGTTCAGGAATCCCGGCTTTGTTAGCCTTATGCGAAACCACGGCACACCCCAGTGAAAACGCATTAATAATCCGCACCCGTATTCCCAGCACCACAGGGGTCGGCACTATTACCACCTGAGAACTTAAAAACTCCTCCTCTGCGCTGTCAACATAGCCTCTTACCAGCACATGCGGGTCGCTTCTTAGCGATTGCTTCAACCTTTCAGGGACTGAGTCAAAAAACCCTCCAACGATGTGCACCTCATAGGAGCCTTCAGGAAGCAGAGTGCTTAGTGCCGGCAGCACCTCCTTTGCCAGTAAATCCACACCCATAAGCGTGGCTATCCCTTTAAGGTGGCCTATGTGCAGAATTTTAAATTTTTCCGGTTTTGCCACGGCTTTATGATACGGCAGCGGGTCCATAACCGGAGTCCTGAAGTACTCGCATCTTTTAACCCCCACCCCTCTGAACATGTCAGCCTCCTGGGCAGCAAATGCCCCTGAGACGTCACAGTCCATAAGCAGCCGCTTCATCGCCTCCACCGTAAACTTAAGTTTAAACCTCGTAAGCCGGTCAATTACCAGCTCTTTCAATCCTTTTTTGGCCCCATAGAGCTTTTCAAAATTCATACGCAACAACACCGGCATATGCACAGGGTCGCCAACTACTCCAACCTTTCTGAATTTGCGCAGCCCATACGCTGACGCTATCGGGCCCCAATGATACATGAAAACCCCATCCGGACTCTTACCCTCTAAATACTCCCTCACCAGAGCCCGCTTAGCGTATCCGCCGCTAAAGAGAGTTTCAATGATTGGAACATGCATCCGCAGTTTATCAAAAAGGCCAGCTGGCTTTTTGAGCGTGGGCTCATCAGGTAAAACCGTTACATCTATGCCTTTGGCGGTTAATTGGGCAATGTGCTCATTTTCTGGCCGGTTACCGGTATACCCAGTGTTTCCCAGGGCAAGGACAGAGACCGAATTGCCGGCTGCAAGAAGTGAAAGAGCGGCTGCATAGGCAGTAATCCCCCCTCCTCCATGGTAACAGTGAGGCACGGCATCACTTATTATTACATAGTGCTTTGTCATTGCATTTATCTGCGGCATATTCAGTTTCTTTCTCCTATTGAAGCACGTTTTGAATAAACTCTAACACTTCGTATTTTTCAACGGGTTTTTTATTGCCGATAATGGCTACTGCGAGAGCTCCCACGGCATTGCTGATAAAAGAGACAAGAGGCACCGGCATCTCTGCCGCAAAGCACGGTGCAGCATACGAAAAGAACGCATCCCCAGCCCCTATGACGTCTATCACTTTTGTAGCAAATGCCGGAGTCCTGTTGATACTCCCACTGCGGCTTATACACAATGAGCCGGCACTGCCTGTTGTGATAATTAAGCGCTCCGTATCAACCATTTGCATAAGGGACACGGCTACGTCTTCAAAATCCTCGTACTTTAGCTGGGTTGCAAGGCGCGCCTCATACCCGTCCAGACAAATAAAACTGGTGCGCCCGTATTTCGTTATCAGGTTAAGGCCGGCATTTGCCCCGTTTGTCTGTGTGTTTACGGCAAGTGAGTTGGCATGGGCACCGATAAAACCGATTAATCTTTTGGTTATCAGCCCGTGCCCAAAATCCGATACCAGTACAAGGTCGTAGTGTTTGATTATATTGTTTAAGAACTCTGTCATCTGATTTTCCAGGTGTTCGCTTATAGAGGTATCGTTTATGTAATTAACCTCAAATATTTTTGTATTGCGGCTGTTTATGTATCTTCTTTTTATGATTGTGGGGGCATCGTCTCTGTAAAAGAAAGTGCTCTTTATGTTGGGTCTGAGAGAGTTCTTTACGAAATCCTCGCGGGTATCCTCAAGCCCCAGAACACTGACAAGATGCACGTTGTCACATAAACCTGAGACGTGGTTGGCAATGGCAAAGGCACCGCCTGCAAACACCTCGGTACTGAGAAACCTGTTTACGATTACATCGGACTTCGGCGACTTGCCCATAGTTTCACAGTGGCAGTACTCATCCACTATGCCATCCCCAATGATGAGCACCTTGTAGCCTTTAAGGGAATCCAGCCGCTCCTTTATATAATCGAATGGATAGATTTTAGAAAACTCCCGCAAGTAAGTCTTTATGTGCTCAGGATAGACGTCAAGAAAGTTATTGATTATCTTAGAGGAGGTAATTGAAAACCCGGAGGTCTCCATGATTTTACTCAGGCCAAAGTACAGTTCTTTCTCCTCGGCATAAATTTTATTGCGGATTTGGTTATCATTAGCCTTATGCTCCCGGCCCTTGGCAAAGATATCAGGTTTTAGCCTTTTTACGCAGTTAAAGGGCACTGAGTCATCCACAATGCAGACGTAGTCAACCATGGAGAGAGAGGCTACGTTTTCTGCGCGCTGAGTGTCGCTAAAAATCGGTCTGCCAGGGCCCTTTCTGACATCAGCGTCCTGTATCACAGTTACAATGAGGACGTCGCCCATGCCTTTTGCGTCTTTCAGATGGCGTACCGAGCCGGGATGAATTAAGTCAAACACCCCATGAGATTGAACGACTTTTTTGCCCGATTTTTTTAAAGCGTCAACTTTTGTGGCAAGGTCGTCAAGGAATAGTATCTTATCTGTGTCTATGTCTGCGATTCCTCTCTGTACTGTTTTATCTCCTCATTGACAATATCCATAACCTGTGCTTCAGGTAAAT contains:
- a CDS encoding glycosyltransferase family 4 protein gives rise to the protein MPQINAMTKHYVIISDAVPHCYHGGGGITAYAAALSLLAAGNSVSVLALGNTGYTGNRPENEHIAQLTAKGIDVTVLPDEPTLKKPAGLFDKLRMHVPIIETLFSGGYAKRALVREYLEGKSPDGVFMYHWGPIASAYGLRKFRKVGVVGDPVHMPVLLRMNFEKLYGAKKGLKELVIDRLTRFKLKFTVEAMKRLLMDCDVSGAFAAQEADMFRGVGVKRCEYFRTPVMDPLPYHKAVAKPEKFKILHIGHLKGIATLMGVDLLAKEVLPALSTLLPEGSYEVHIVGGFFDSVPERLKQSLRSDPHVLVRGYVDSAEEEFLSSQVVIVPTPVVLGIRVRIINAFSLGCAVVSHKANKAGIPELEHGYNCLLGGDGMELAKQCAALYNDPVLMSKLQKNARDTYEKSFSTESAGGFIVRAMEG